A single region of the Streptomyces sp. ITFR-16 genome encodes:
- the glyA gene encoding serine hydroxymethyltransferase, giving the protein MPVTSAAAPLAVTDLPQDFGALVREDPEIADVLLGELRRQSGTLQLTAAENFTSPAVLAALGSPLANKYAEGYPGRRHHGGCELADAAERIAVRRATALFGAEHANVQPHSGSSAVLAAYAALLRPGDTVLAMGLPYGGHLTHGSPANFSGRWFEFIGYGVDSESGLIDYDQIRALARAHRPKAIVSGSISYPRHLDHALFREICDEVGACLIADASHPMGLIAGGAAPSPVPYADVVCATTHKVLRGPRGGMVLCGAELAERIDRAVFPFTQGGAQMHTVAAKAVAFGEAAAPAFAAYAHRVVAHARVLASGLQAEGFEVTTGGTDTHLIVADPAPLGTDGPTARARLAAAGVVLDTCALPYADARGIRLGTAAVTTQGMDDRDMARLAVLIGAAVRGEGDVRAEVRELAARFPPYPG; this is encoded by the coding sequence ATGCCGGTCACCAGCGCTGCCGCACCCCTCGCCGTCACCGACCTGCCGCAGGACTTCGGCGCCCTAGTCCGGGAGGACCCGGAGATCGCCGACGTGCTGCTGGGGGAGCTGCGCCGGCAGTCCGGCACCCTCCAGCTGACGGCCGCCGAGAACTTCACCTCGCCCGCTGTCCTGGCCGCGCTCGGCTCACCGCTCGCCAACAAGTACGCCGAGGGATACCCCGGCCGCCGCCACCACGGCGGCTGCGAACTGGCGGACGCCGCCGAACGCATCGCGGTCCGCCGGGCCACCGCCCTCTTCGGCGCCGAGCACGCCAACGTCCAGCCGCACTCCGGCTCGTCCGCCGTCCTCGCGGCGTACGCGGCGCTGCTGCGGCCCGGTGACACGGTGCTCGCGATGGGGCTGCCGTACGGGGGACACCTCACCCATGGCTCGCCCGCCAACTTCTCCGGCCGCTGGTTCGAGTTCATCGGCTACGGGGTGGACTCCGAGAGCGGACTGATCGACTACGACCAGATCCGCGCGCTGGCCCGCGCGCACCGCCCCAAGGCGATCGTCAGCGGCTCCATCTCCTACCCCCGCCATCTCGACCACGCGCTGTTCCGGGAGATCTGCGACGAGGTGGGCGCCTGTCTCATCGCGGACGCCTCGCACCCGATGGGGCTGATCGCCGGGGGAGCGGCGCCGAGCCCGGTCCCGTACGCGGACGTGGTCTGCGCGACCACGCACAAGGTGCTGCGCGGTCCGCGCGGCGGCATGGTCCTGTGCGGCGCGGAGCTGGCGGAGCGGATCGACCGGGCGGTCTTCCCGTTCACCCAGGGCGGCGCCCAGATGCACACGGTGGCCGCGAAGGCGGTGGCGTTCGGTGAGGCGGCGGCCCCGGCGTTCGCCGCGTACGCACATCGTGTCGTCGCGCACGCCCGGGTGCTGGCCTCGGGTCTTCAGGCCGAGGGCTTCGAGGTGACCACCGGCGGCACGGACACGCATCTGATCGTCGCCGACCCGGCTCCGCTCGGCACCGACGGCCCCACGGCGCGGGCCCGGCTGGCGGCGGCGGGTGTGGTGCTGGACACCTGCGCCCTGCCGTACGCGGATGCCCGGGGCATCCGGCTCGGTACCGCGGCCGTCACCACCCAGGGCATGGACGACCGGGACATGGCACGGCTCGCGGTGCTGATCGGGGCGGCGGTGCGCGGGGAGGGCGACGTGCGGGCGGAGGTACGGGAACTGGCGGCGCGGTTTCCGCCGTACCCCGGGTGA
- a CDS encoding LCP family protein: MSEQSGSSSRIRATGRRRRKPSRRRRATVIAAWSLAGLVVVGGSGLGYAYFHLNGNLKAVDINNALGKNRPHNVDNGSEDILVLGSDSRSGANAEYGEDEGGARSDTAMVVHVNKGHKSASVVSIPRDTLVTRPECTGDESGRPVAGQQRAMFNTAYEVGGPACAVKTVESMSGIRMDHYIEVDFTGFKKLVDKLGGVEITTKQAINDPKSHLNLEPGTHRLDGEQSLGLVRTRKSVGDGSDLGRIQLQQAFIKALMQQAKSVGVLDGTKLFGIADTATKAITTDSDLGSVKKLAGFASGLKGLGSDDVHMVTLPVQYDPADPNRVVPLEKAGRQVWTALREDRPIPASATEKSAGDKGDAGKIVQ, translated from the coding sequence ATGAGCGAGCAGAGCGGGAGCAGCAGCCGAATACGGGCCACCGGCAGACGCCGGAGGAAGCCGTCCCGCCGCCGCAGGGCGACCGTCATAGCCGCGTGGAGTCTCGCCGGCCTCGTCGTCGTCGGCGGATCGGGGCTCGGATACGCCTACTTCCACCTCAACGGCAATCTCAAGGCCGTCGACATCAACAACGCCCTCGGCAAGAACCGCCCGCACAACGTCGACAACGGCTCCGAGGACATCCTCGTGCTCGGCTCCGACTCCCGGTCCGGCGCCAACGCGGAGTACGGCGAGGACGAGGGCGGGGCCCGCTCGGACACCGCGATGGTGGTGCACGTCAACAAGGGCCACAAGAGCGCGAGTGTGGTCTCCATCCCGCGCGACACCCTCGTCACCCGGCCCGAGTGCACCGGCGACGAGAGCGGCCGGCCCGTGGCGGGGCAGCAGCGCGCCATGTTCAACACGGCCTACGAGGTCGGCGGCCCCGCCTGTGCGGTCAAGACCGTCGAGTCGATGTCCGGGATCCGGATGGATCACTACATCGAGGTCGACTTCACCGGTTTCAAGAAGCTGGTCGACAAGCTCGGCGGCGTCGAGATCACCACCAAGCAGGCGATCAACGACCCCAAGAGCCATCTGAACCTGGAACCGGGCACCCACCGCCTCGACGGCGAGCAGTCGCTCGGCCTCGTCCGTACCCGCAAGAGCGTCGGCGACGGCAGCGACCTCGGCCGCATCCAGCTCCAGCAGGCGTTCATCAAGGCGCTGATGCAGCAGGCCAAGAGCGTGGGCGTCCTGGACGGCACCAAGCTGTTCGGGATCGCGGATACCGCCACCAAGGCCATCACCACCGACTCCGACCTCGGCTCGGTCAAGAAGCTCGCGGGCTTCGCGAGCGGCCTCAAGGGGCTCGGCTCGGACGACGTCCACATGGTGACCCTGCCCGTCCAGTACGACCCCGCCGACCCCAACCGGGTCGTCCCGCTGGAGAAGGCCGGGCGGCAGGTGTGGACCGCGCTGCGCGAGGACCGGCCGATCCCGGCCTCCGCCACCGAGAAGTCGGCGGGCGACAAGGGCGACGCGGGGAAGATCGTCCAGTGA
- the rpmE gene encoding 50S ribosomal protein L31 — translation MKRDIHPQYVETQVSCTCGASFTTRSTLDTGAIRADVCSECHPFYTGKQKILDTGGRVARFEARFGKAAGSASK, via the coding sequence TTGAAGCGCGACATCCACCCCCAGTACGTCGAGACGCAGGTCAGCTGCACCTGTGGCGCGTCGTTCACCACCCGGTCCACGCTGGACACCGGCGCCATCCGCGCCGACGTCTGCTCCGAGTGCCACCCGTTCTACACGGGCAAGCAGAAGATCCTCGACACCGGTGGCCGCGTGGCCCGCTTCGAGGCCCGCTTCGGCAAGGCCGCCGGCTCCGCCAGCAAGTAG
- the atpB gene encoding F0F1 ATP synthase subunit A: MKEPAVSADPTQVLAFETDCHIFDGCGFPAPGLHSFLFEPLWGDADSNLYFNKPMLLALLGSIVIVGFFWAAFRKPKVVPGKLQMVAETGYDFIRRGIVYETIGKREGEKYVPLVVSLFFFVWMMNLWSIIPVAQFPVTAIIAYPAVLAIIVYVLWVSLTFKRHGFVGALKNITGYDKSLGPVLPLAMLIEFFSNLLVRPFTHAVRLFANMFAGHTLLLLFTIASWYLLNGIGFAYAGVSFVMTIVMTAFELFIQALQAYVFVLLTCTYIQGALAKHH, from the coding sequence CTGAAGGAGCCCGCGGTGAGTGCTGACCCGACACAGGTGCTCGCCTTCGAGACCGATTGCCACATCTTCGACGGTTGTGGTTTCCCGGCACCCGGCCTGCACTCGTTCCTGTTCGAGCCCCTCTGGGGCGACGCGGACAGCAACCTGTACTTCAACAAGCCGATGCTGCTGGCCCTGCTCGGCTCGATCGTCATCGTCGGTTTCTTCTGGGCCGCCTTCCGCAAGCCGAAGGTCGTCCCGGGCAAGCTGCAGATGGTCGCCGAGACCGGATACGACTTCATCCGCCGCGGCATCGTCTACGAGACGATCGGCAAGCGCGAGGGCGAGAAGTACGTTCCGCTCGTCGTCTCGCTGTTCTTCTTCGTCTGGATGATGAACCTCTGGTCGATCATCCCGGTCGCCCAGTTCCCCGTGACGGCGATCATCGCGTACCCCGCGGTGCTCGCGATCATCGTCTACGTCTTGTGGGTCAGCCTGACCTTCAAGCGCCATGGCTTCGTCGGTGCTCTCAAGAACATCACCGGATACGACAAGTCACTCGGTCCGGTGCTTCCGCTGGCCATGCTCATCGAGTTCTTCTCGAACCTGCTGGTCCGGCCCTTTACTCACGCGGTGCGACTCTTCGCGAACATGTTTGCGGGACACACGCTCCTGCTGCTGTTCACCATCGCCAGCTGGTACCTGCTCAACGGCATCGGTTTCGCGTACGCGGGCGTCTCCTTCGTGATGACCATCGTGATGACGGCCTTCGAGCTGTTCATCCAGGCGCTGCAGGCGTACGTCTTCGTACTGCTGACCTGCACCTACATCCAGGGCGCGCTCGCCAAGCACCACTGA
- the prfA gene encoding peptide chain release factor 1, with product MFEAVEELIGEQADLEKKLADPAVHADQANARKLNKRYAELTPIVATYRSWKQTGEDIETAREFAADDPDFAAEVKDLEKEREELTEKLRLLLVPRDPSDDKDVLLEIKAGAGGDESALFAGDLLRMYLRYAERVGWKTEIIDSTESELGGYKDVQVAVKTKGGNGATEPGQGVWARMKYEGGVHRVQRVPSTESQGRIHTSAAGVLVTPEAEEVDVEIHANDLRIDVYRSSGPGGQSVNTTDSAVRITHLPTGVVASCQNEKSQLQNKEQAMRILRSRLLAAAQEAAEQEASDVRRSQVRTVDRSEKIRTYNFPENRISDHRVGFKAYNLDQVLDGDLDAVIQACVDADSAAKLAAA from the coding sequence ATGTTCGAGGCGGTCGAGGAACTGATCGGCGAACAGGCCGATCTCGAGAAGAAGCTCGCGGATCCCGCGGTCCACGCCGACCAGGCGAACGCCCGCAAGCTCAACAAGCGTTACGCCGAGCTGACCCCGATCGTCGCCACGTACCGCTCCTGGAAGCAGACCGGCGAGGACATCGAGACCGCCCGCGAGTTCGCCGCCGACGATCCCGACTTCGCCGCCGAGGTCAAGGACCTGGAGAAGGAGCGCGAGGAGCTCACCGAGAAGCTCCGCCTCCTGCTCGTCCCGCGTGACCCCAGCGACGACAAGGACGTGCTCCTGGAGATCAAGGCGGGTGCGGGCGGCGACGAGTCCGCCCTGTTCGCCGGTGATCTGCTGCGCATGTATCTGCGCTACGCCGAGCGCGTCGGCTGGAAGACCGAGATCATCGACTCCACCGAGTCCGAGCTCGGCGGCTACAAGGACGTCCAGGTCGCCGTGAAGACCAAGGGCGGCAACGGGGCCACCGAGCCCGGCCAGGGCGTCTGGGCCCGGATGAAGTACGAGGGCGGGGTGCACCGGGTGCAGCGCGTGCCCTCCACCGAGTCCCAGGGCCGCATCCACACCTCCGCCGCCGGTGTCCTCGTGACGCCCGAGGCGGAAGAGGTCGACGTGGAGATCCACGCCAACGACCTGCGCATCGACGTCTACCGCTCCTCGGGCCCCGGCGGGCAGTCCGTCAACACGACGGACTCCGCCGTCCGCATCACGCACCTGCCCACCGGTGTGGTCGCCTCCTGCCAGAATGAGAAGAGCCAGCTCCAGAACAAGGAGCAGGCCATGCGTATCCTGCGCTCGCGGCTTCTCGCGGCCGCGCAGGAGGCCGCGGAGCAGGAAGCCTCGGACGTCCGGCGCAGCCAGGTGCGCACCGTCGACCGTTCCGAGAAGATCCGTACCTACAACTTCCCGGAAAACCGCATCTCGGACCACCGCGTCGGCTTCAAGGCGTACAACTTGGACCAGGTGCTCGACGGTGACCTGGACGCCGTGATCCAGGCCTGCGTCGACGCCGACTCGGCCGCCAAGCTCGCCGCCGCCTGA
- a CDS encoding MraY family glycosyltransferase, whose amino-acid sequence MGQPVRDYLLTLCVTAAVTYLLTGPVRKFAIAVGAMPAIRARDVHREPTPRLGGIAMFGGLCAGLIVANHLANLDGVFELSSEPRALLSGAALIWLIGVLDDKFEIDALIKLGGQMIAAAVMVLQGLTILWLPIPGVGTVALTPWQGTLLTVALVVITINAVNFVDGLDGLAAGMVLIASAAFFLYTYRLWYGHMIEAAAPATLFTAILMGMCLGFLPHNMHPARIFMGDSGSMLIGLVLAAGAISVTGQVDPDTMKIFEGSERQATHAMLPVFIPLLLPLTIIAIPAADLVLAIVRRTWNGQSPFAADRGHLHHRLLEIGHSHSRSVLIMYFWSALIAFGAVGYSVHSASMWIVLVIVGLSALGLILLLMPRFTPRAPHWAEHFVPPRYRRRRRRGGDGGTEPARAAEDQQGAPDTQMGREGHEPAAQAPIAAGVSGVNGATAIGPRSRFADRRKAGSTRR is encoded by the coding sequence GTGGGGCAGCCCGTGCGTGATTACTTGCTGACACTCTGTGTCACGGCCGCGGTGACCTATCTGCTCACCGGTCCGGTGCGCAAGTTCGCCATCGCGGTCGGGGCGATGCCCGCGATCCGTGCGCGGGACGTCCACCGCGAACCGACACCGAGGCTCGGTGGCATCGCCATGTTCGGCGGGCTGTGCGCGGGGCTCATCGTCGCCAACCACCTGGCCAACCTCGACGGGGTCTTCGAGCTCTCCAGCGAACCGCGCGCGCTGCTCTCCGGGGCGGCGCTGATCTGGCTGATCGGTGTGCTGGACGACAAGTTCGAGATCGACGCCCTGATCAAGCTCGGCGGCCAGATGATCGCCGCCGCCGTCATGGTCCTCCAGGGCCTGACGATCCTGTGGCTGCCGATCCCGGGCGTCGGCACGGTCGCGCTCACCCCGTGGCAGGGCACGCTGCTCACGGTCGCGCTGGTCGTCATCACCATCAACGCGGTCAACTTCGTCGACGGTCTGGACGGTCTGGCGGCCGGCATGGTGCTCATCGCCTCCGCCGCGTTCTTCCTCTACACCTACCGGCTCTGGTACGGGCACATGATCGAGGCGGCAGCCCCCGCGACGCTCTTCACGGCGATCCTGATGGGCATGTGCCTCGGCTTCCTGCCGCACAACATGCACCCGGCCCGGATCTTCATGGGGGACTCCGGCTCGATGCTGATCGGCCTCGTCCTGGCGGCGGGCGCGATCTCCGTGACCGGGCAGGTGGACCCGGACACCATGAAGATCTTCGAGGGCAGCGAGCGGCAGGCGACCCACGCGATGCTGCCCGTGTTCATCCCGCTGCTGCTGCCGCTGACCATCATCGCGATCCCGGCGGCCGACCTGGTGCTGGCGATCGTGCGGCGCACCTGGAACGGGCAGTCGCCGTTCGCGGCGGACCGCGGCCATCTGCACCACCGGCTGCTGGAGATCGGCCATTCGCACAGCCGGTCGGTGCTGATCATGTACTTCTGGTCGGCCCTGATCGCCTTCGGGGCGGTCGGGTACTCGGTGCACTCGGCCTCGATGTGGATCGTCCTGGTGATCGTGGGGCTGAGCGCGCTGGGGCTGATCCTGCTCCTGATGCCCCGCTTCACACCCCGCGCCCCGCACTGGGCGGAACACTTCGTGCCGCCCCGCTACCGCCGTCGCAGGCGCCGCGGCGGGGACGGCGGCACGGAGCCGGCCAGGGCCGCGGAGGACCAACAGGGGGCCCCGGACACCCAGATGGGGCGGGAGGGCCACGAGCCCGCCGCACAGGCCCCGATTGCCGCGGGAGTCTCGGGCGTCAACGGGGCGACCGCGATCGGCCCCCGTTCGCGTTTCGCGGACCGGCGCAAGGCCGGATCCACGCGCCGGTGA
- the prmC gene encoding peptide chain release factor N(5)-glutamine methyltransferase, with protein MNLLLAEVAQATQRLADAGVPSPRFDAEELAAFVHGVKRGELHNVPDTDFDARYWETIARREAREPLQHITGRAFFRYLELQVGPGVFVPRPETESVVGWAIDAVRAMDVVEPLIVDLCTGSGAIALAMAQEVPRSRVHAVELSEDALKWTRKNAEDSRVTVHRGDALTALPELDGQVDLVISNPPYIPLTEWEYVAPEARDHDPEMALFSGEDGLDTIRGIERTAHRLLRPGGLVVIEHADTQGGQVPWIFTEERGWADAADHPDLNRRPRFATARKAMP; from the coding sequence ATGAACCTGCTGCTCGCCGAGGTGGCCCAGGCCACCCAGCGGCTGGCCGACGCCGGTGTTCCCTCACCGCGATTCGACGCCGAGGAACTCGCCGCGTTCGTGCACGGCGTCAAGCGGGGCGAACTGCACAACGTGCCGGACACCGACTTCGACGCCCGCTACTGGGAGACCATCGCCCGGCGCGAGGCCCGTGAGCCGCTCCAGCACATCACCGGACGCGCCTTCTTCCGCTATCTGGAGCTCCAGGTCGGCCCCGGCGTCTTCGTGCCCCGGCCCGAGACCGAGTCGGTCGTCGGCTGGGCGATAGACGCCGTGCGCGCGATGGACGTCGTCGAGCCGCTGATCGTCGACCTCTGCACCGGATCGGGCGCCATCGCCCTGGCCATGGCCCAGGAGGTGCCGCGCTCGCGTGTGCACGCCGTGGAGCTCTCCGAGGACGCCCTCAAGTGGACCAGGAAGAACGCCGAGGACTCCAGGGTCACCGTGCACCGCGGCGACGCCCTGACGGCCCTTCCCGAGCTCGACGGCCAGGTCGACCTGGTCATCTCCAACCCGCCCTACATCCCGCTCACCGAATGGGAGTATGTGGCCCCGGAAGCCCGCGACCACGACCCCGAGATGGCGCTCTTCTCCGGTGAGGACGGGCTCGACACCATCCGCGGCATCGAGCGCACCGCCCACCGTCTGCTGCGCCCCGGCGGCCTCGTCGTCATCGAGCACGCGGACACCCAGGGCGGCCAGGTGCCGTGGATCTTCACCGAGGAGCGGGGCTGGGCCGACGCGGCCGACCACCCCGACCTCAACCGGCGCCCCCGGTTCGCCACGGCCCGCAAGGCGATGCCGTGA
- a CDS encoding protein-tyrosine-phosphatase: MTAPEGRGIAGRTDTFRILHVSTGNVCRSPITERLTRHALVDRLGDPLQGGLIVESAGTWGHEGAPMEANAEVVLADFGADASGFVGRELLDEHVIRADLVLTATRDHRAQVISMGHSAGLRTFTLKEFTRLVRAIDPATLPDARDEGVVERARALVRAAAALRGWLLAPTAEADEVYDPYGAPITFFRSIGDEINQALDPVVTALTGVSAPH, from the coding sequence TTGACCGCCCCCGAGGGGCGTGGCATAGCGGGGCGAACCGACACTTTCCGCATCCTCCACGTCAGCACCGGCAACGTCTGCCGCTCGCCGATCACCGAGCGGCTGACGCGCCATGCCCTGGTGGACCGCCTGGGCGACCCGCTCCAGGGCGGACTGATCGTGGAGAGCGCCGGCACCTGGGGGCACGAGGGCGCCCCGATGGAGGCCAACGCCGAGGTGGTCCTCGCCGACTTCGGCGCGGACGCCAGCGGGTTCGTCGGCCGTGAGCTGCTGGACGAGCACGTGATCCGCGCGGACCTGGTCCTCACCGCCACCCGCGACCACCGGGCCCAGGTGATCTCGATGGGCCACTCGGCCGGGCTGCGGACGTTCACGCTCAAGGAATTCACCCGGCTGGTCCGGGCCATAGACCCCGCGACGCTCCCCGACGCCCGGGACGAGGGCGTCGTCGAGCGCGCCCGCGCCCTGGTCCGGGCCGCCGCCGCGCTGCGCGGCTGGCTGCTGGCCCCGACCGCGGAGGCCGACGAGGTGTACGACCCGTACGGCGCCCCGATCACGTTCTTCCGCTCCATCGGCGACGAGATCAACCAGGCCCTGGACCCGGTCGTCACCGCGCTGACCGGCGTATCGGCCCCGCACTGA
- a CDS encoding L-threonylcarbamoyladenylate synthase produces MARRYDCNDATDRTTGLREAASAVRRGELVVLPTDTVYGIGADAFSSEGVADLLAAKGRGRNMPTPVLIGSPNTLHGLVTDFSEQAWELVDAFWPGALTLVAKHQPSLQWDLGDTRGTVAIRMPLHPVAIELLTEVGPMAVSSANLTGHPSPEDCDAAQEMLGDSVSVYLDGGPTPGIVPSSIVDVTGKVPVLLRAGALSAEELRKVVPDLEVAN; encoded by the coding sequence ATGGCTCGGCGATACGACTGCAACGACGCGACCGACCGTACGACGGGTCTGCGCGAGGCCGCGTCCGCCGTCCGCCGCGGCGAACTGGTCGTGCTGCCCACCGACACCGTCTACGGGATCGGCGCGGACGCGTTCAGTTCGGAGGGCGTCGCCGACCTGCTGGCCGCCAAGGGCCGCGGGCGCAACATGCCCACGCCCGTGCTGATCGGCTCCCCGAACACGCTGCACGGCCTGGTCACCGACTTCTCCGAGCAGGCCTGGGAGCTCGTCGACGCCTTCTGGCCCGGCGCCCTGACGCTCGTCGCCAAGCACCAGCCCTCGCTCCAGTGGGACCTGGGCGACACCCGGGGCACGGTCGCGATCCGGATGCCGCTGCACCCGGTCGCCATCGAACTGCTCACGGAGGTCGGCCCGATGGCCGTCTCCAGCGCCAACCTCACCGGACACCCCTCGCCCGAGGACTGCGACGCCGCCCAGGAGATGCTCGGCGACTCCGTCTCCGTCTACCTCGACGGCGGGCCGACCCCGGGCATCGTGCCGTCCTCGATCGTCGACGTCACCGGCAAGGTGCCGGTCCTGCTGCGCGCCGGCGCGCTCTCCGCAGAGGAGCTGCGCAAGGTGGTACCCGACCTCGAGGTGGCCAATTGA